AAAGCCGGTGATCAAGCCGAATATGGCGGCCACGAGCCCCCCGGCCAAGAGAGCCAGGGGAAACGGCAAGGTCATTTGGCTGAGTGGCCAGTAAAGCGGGATGACCAGGAAGTTCAGGGTCTTTTCTGCCGGGGTCATGGTCAAAAGCGCGGCAGTGTACGCTCCCAGGGTGATGAAGGCGTTGGGCCCCAGGTGCAGTTGGCCGCACACCCCGTTGATCAGGTTATAAGCCACCGCCAACGTGATGAAAATGGCGACGTTGTTTAACAGCCGCACCTGATACTCGTTGGCCCAATGGCTCATGGCTCCCAGGAGGAGGAATAACAGGACCAGGGCTCCCAGGTTGAGATACCGCGTGCGAATGGCTAACTCCTTTGTAAGCAGTGGTCAGTGGCCAGTGGCCAGAAAAAACCTTGGGCAAACAGTGGGGTGGAGCGGCCCACCAGCACAGGCTGGAAAGCCTGTGCCACCAATGGCGGGCACAGAGGCCCGCCCCACCGTTCTTTGTATAGTTTGAGGTGGTCTCATAAAATGCAAGACTAACCACTGACAACTGACCACTGCTTCTAAAGCTTTTCCTCATTCAAAGACTCTCCCAAGAGCCCGGTGGGCCGCACCAGCAGGAGCACGATGAGGAGGGTAAAGGCCACTGCGTCCCGGTAGCCCGCCCAGGCCGGGAAGCAGGCCACGATCATAACTTCCAGGAGGCCCAGGAGCAGCCCCCCCAAGACGGCGCCGGTGACGTTGCCGATGCCCCCCAGGACCGCGGCGATGAAGGCCTTCAACCCCGGCAGGATTCCCATGAAGGGGTTCACCTGGGGATATTTCATGGCCCACAGGAGTCCCCCGGCCCCCGCCAGGAGTGACCCGATGAGAAAGGTAAAGGCGATGATCCGGTTGACGTCGATGCCCATGAGGCTGACTGTCTCCAGGTCTCGGGCGATAGCCCGCATGGCCCGTCCCACCGCAGTCCGGTTGATGATGATGAAGAGCACCGCCAGGAGCCCTGCCGTAACCAGGGGGATAAGGAGGCTCAAGCGAGGGACAAACAGGCCGCCCCAAGAAAAAGCCCCGGCGAATACCGGTGGCACCGGAAAAGGTTTGGCCCGGCCCCCGGCAATGACCAGGGCCAGGTTCTCGAGCAGGAAGGAGGCGGCGATGGCGGAAATCAGCAGCGAAATGCGGGGAGCCCGGCGGAGTGGCCGGTAGGCGCCCCGTTCCAACAGCACCCCCATGAGGCCGGTGAGCCCGACGGCCAGAGCAAAGGCCACGGGCCAGGGCCAGGCAAAGAGCCCCACCCCCATGACGGCCAGGTAGGCCGCCACCATCAACAAGTCTCCATGGGCAAAATTGATCAGCCTGAGGATGCCGTAAACCAGGGTGTAGCCGATGGCGATGAGGGCATAGAGACTGCCCAGGGACAAGCCGTTGATGAGTTGCTGGAGGAAGGTGATGAGATCCACGGGGGTATTATACTATACATAGCCGGTTCAGGCGGGAAAAGGCCGAAGCCCAGCTAAGGTTAGATCAGGGGCAGCAAGGAAGCCTCATATATCATATTCATAGCCTTCGGCGATGATGGACCGGGAGGAACTGGCCCGCTGCCGGAGGGGGATCAGGGCCTGATACTCGGGGCTGGTGAGAAAATCCTGCACCAGGTCCATGGTTTCGAATTGCACCAGGACCAGCCTTTCGGGACGCCAGTTGCCCGACACGGGAAACACCTCCCGGCCCCGTATCAGGTAGCGCCCGCCGTAGCGTTCCACCAAGGGGAGAACCTGCGCCGTATATTCGGCGTACAATTCATGGTCCAGGACGTTAATTTCAATGAGGAGATAAACGGGCATCTTATTGACCTCACAGCCTTATGGGTTGATAGCCCCGGGAGGTGATGATGGCGAAGCGGAAGGGCGGCCCCACCTCGTCTTTGACCGCGGCCATGTTTTCCAAAAAGTCCCGGCTCAGATGCAGGATATCCTCCAGGTCGGCGCCCTGGCTCAGGGCCTTAAACAGGCGCATCTCCATTCCCAGGTTTCGAGGCATGACCACCGCGTTGCCTATCTGAATGTTTTTTAAAGGAAGTTCATTATCTTCGCTGCCCAACAGGAACATCTCGAAGTGAGGCGGGGGGCTGTCGGGACTATAGCCGGCCAGGATAAAGTAAATGCGGCGAAAGCCCTCGGCCTCCGGCCCATGCTCATCCAGATGGCGCTCGTAACCTCGGGAAAGGAAGGGCAGGGCGAACTCCACCAACTCCTCAAACGCCAAGGAGCCGGGATGGCGGGCGATCTGCCGGCGTAAAGCCATGGACAGGGGCACGCTGACGCCGGCGCCGCTGCTTAAGATGGCAGAACGGCCATCAAGCGCGAAGAGCTTGTTGACGGTGAAGATCTCCGGCTGCCCATTGGTATCGAACCGGGTGGCCCGGCTGTCCGTGGCCAACACA
The sequence above is a segment of the Desulfobaccales bacterium genome. Coding sequences within it:
- a CDS encoding branched-chain amino acid ABC transporter permease: MDLITFLQQLINGLSLGSLYALIAIGYTLVYGILRLINFAHGDLLMVAAYLAVMGVGLFAWPWPVAFALAVGLTGLMGVLLERGAYRPLRRAPRISLLISAIAASFLLENLALVIAGGRAKPFPVPPVFAGAFSWGGLFVPRLSLLIPLVTAGLLAVLFIIINRTAVGRAMRAIARDLETVSLMGIDVNRIIAFTFLIGSLLAGAGGLLWAMKYPQVNPFMGILPGLKAFIAAVLGGIGNVTGAVLGGLLLGLLEVMIVACFPAWAGYRDAVAFTLLIVLLLVRPTGLLGESLNEEKL
- a CDS encoding DUF1330 domain-containing protein translates to MPVYLLIEINVLDHELYAEYTAQVLPLVERYGGRYLIRGREVFPVSGNWRPERLVLVQFETMDLVQDFLTSPEYQALIPLRQRASSSRSIIAEGYEYDI